The following proteins are co-located in the Halorussus caseinilyticus genome:
- a CDS encoding CaiB/BaiF CoA transferase family protein: protein MSNKILDGVRVLDLTTFVTGGFATLMLANQGAEVVKVERPDAGDDNRHSGPPFVDGESPYFWTVNYGKRSVELNLKSEEGKQALYDLAAEADVFVQNYRPGTAERLDVDYESIREQNENIVYCAISAFGQTGPWRERPGYDLLVQGMSGIMSVTGEPDRPPVKVGLPQTDLITGMWAGFGIVNALYKRERTGEGEYIDLGMLDATLPWLTKQAGKVFAGEEPTRMGTKDPVLAPYQTYETEDGHINVACLNQKLWREFCEALDRPDLFADERFETNADRVENMDALEAEIEAELTERTTDEWMELLVEDAGIPAGPVQSVEDALYNEQTEARGAVTTVSDDESDREIPVVEHPLNYADAESGFESPPPELGADNRDLFREIGYSESEIDRLADRGVFGENE, encoded by the coding sequence ATGTCGAACAAGATTTTGGACGGCGTGCGGGTCCTCGACCTCACGACGTTCGTCACCGGAGGCTTCGCCACCCTGATGCTCGCCAATCAGGGCGCAGAGGTCGTGAAGGTCGAACGCCCCGACGCGGGCGACGACAATCGCCACTCGGGACCCCCGTTCGTGGACGGCGAGTCGCCGTACTTCTGGACGGTCAACTACGGCAAGCGGAGCGTCGAACTGAACCTGAAGTCCGAGGAGGGAAAGCAGGCCCTCTACGACCTCGCGGCGGAGGCCGACGTGTTCGTCCAGAACTACCGGCCCGGCACCGCCGAGCGACTCGACGTTGACTACGAGTCCATCCGCGAACAGAACGAGAACATCGTCTACTGCGCCATCTCCGCGTTCGGTCAGACCGGGCCGTGGCGCGAGCGACCGGGCTACGACCTGCTCGTGCAGGGGATGTCCGGCATCATGAGCGTCACGGGCGAACCCGACCGACCCCCCGTCAAGGTCGGCCTGCCCCAGACCGACCTCATCACCGGGATGTGGGCCGGGTTCGGAATCGTCAACGCCCTCTACAAGCGCGAGCGGACCGGCGAGGGCGAGTACATCGACCTCGGGATGCTCGACGCGACCCTGCCGTGGTTGACCAAGCAGGCCGGGAAGGTGTTCGCTGGCGAGGAACCCACCAGAATGGGCACCAAGGACCCGGTTCTCGCGCCCTATCAGACCTACGAGACCGAAGACGGCCACATCAACGTCGCCTGCCTCAACCAGAAGCTCTGGCGGGAGTTCTGCGAGGCACTGGACCGCCCGGACCTGTTCGCCGACGAGCGATTCGAGACCAACGCCGACCGGGTGGAGAATATGGACGCCCTCGAAGCCGAAATCGAAGCCGAGTTGACCGAGCGGACCACCGACGAGTGGATGGAACTGCTCGTAGAAGACGCCGGAATCCCGGCCGGGCCGGTCCAGAGCGTCGAAGACGCGCTCTACAACGAGCAGACCGAGGCCCGCGGCGCGGTGACGACGGTTTCCGACGACGAGTCGGACCGCGAGATTCCGGTCGTGGAGCATCCGCTGAACTACGCCGACGCCGAAAGCGGGTTCGAGTCGCCGCCGCCCGAACTCGGCGCGGATAACCGCGACCTCTTCCGCGAAATCGGCTACTCCGAGTCGGAAATCGACCGACTCGCCGACCGCGGCGTCTTCGGCGAGAACGAGTAG
- a CDS encoding alpha/beta fold hydrolase has translation MSQTKTVALPDGRTLAYDEYGPGDGTPVFCFHGNPGSRRLWALFEDAAERLGARVVAPDRPGFGRSDFRPGRELLDWPADVSALADHLGVESFAVVGFSAGVPTRRRAPPRSPNGSNAPSSRRRQRRRNSARTPDSPGASSRRWAGFRGRPARRSVSGVCWRTTGARGSGPDSKRVRPRRTRASSRGRSATYSRPTPPKRSGGGVAARPASSHCSANRGDSTPARSRRRSRCGTASETAGSRAASRSGSPSDFRRRT, from the coding sequence ATGAGTCAGACGAAGACGGTCGCCCTCCCCGACGGTCGGACCCTCGCGTACGACGAGTACGGTCCCGGCGACGGAACGCCGGTGTTCTGCTTCCACGGTAACCCCGGTTCCCGTCGTCTCTGGGCGCTGTTCGAGGACGCCGCCGAACGCCTCGGCGCGCGGGTAGTGGCACCCGACCGGCCCGGATTCGGTCGCTCGGACTTCCGGCCCGGCCGCGAACTGCTCGACTGGCCCGCAGACGTTTCGGCGCTGGCCGACCACCTCGGCGTCGAATCGTTCGCCGTCGTCGGCTTTTCGGCCGGGGTCCCCACGCGGCGGCGTGCGCCGCCGCGCTCCCCGAACGGGTCGAACGCGCCGTCCTCGCGTCGTCGTCAGCGCCGCCGGAACTCCGCGAGGACCCCGGACTCGCCGGGCGCGTCCTCGCGGCGGTGGGCCGGATTCCGGGGGCGTCCCGCGCGGCGTTCGGTCTCGGGAGTCTGCTGGCGAACCACTGGCGCTCGCGGTTCCGGGCCGGACTCGAAGCGAGTGCGACCCCGCCGGACGCGCGCCTCTTCGAGGGGTCGGTCGGCGACGTACTCGCGGCCGACGCCGCCGAAGCGTTCCGGCGGGGGAGTCGCGGCCCGGCCCGCGAGTTCCCACTGCTCGGCGAACCGTGGGGATTCGACGCCAGCGAGGTCGAGACGCCGGTCTCGCTGTGGCACGGCGAGCGAGACGGCCGGGTCGAGAGCGGCGTCGCGGAGCGGTTCGCCGAGCGACTTCCGGCGGCGGACCTGA
- a CDS encoding NAD-dependent epimerase/dehydratase family protein — protein sequence MDLSGKSVLVTGGAGLIGTHLSESLAEDNDVLVADNCSKGNREWVPEDAEFTDADLTDPDDVAEVVTDDLDVIFHLGALSDVNRGDHRRVFEENNAMLYNVLERMDEVGLSKIAFASSSAVYGEAPRPTPEDFAPLEPVSTYGASKLAGEGLLSTYAHSHDFTTWMFRFSNVVGPHQRNNVISDFIEKLLDDPESLEILGDGRQEKSYLHVEDCVSGMEHVVENTDDPTNLYNLGTRTTISVTRIAELVSDVVGCDPEFEYTGGDRGWTGDVPKMRLSVEKASAIGWSPERESARAVRTAAEQLYDELR from the coding sequence ATGGACCTCTCAGGGAAGTCGGTCCTCGTCACCGGTGGTGCCGGACTCATCGGCACCCACCTCTCCGAATCGCTCGCCGAGGACAACGACGTGCTGGTCGCGGACAACTGCTCGAAGGGCAACCGCGAGTGGGTGCCCGAGGACGCCGAGTTCACGGACGCCGACCTCACCGACCCCGACGACGTTGCCGAAGTCGTCACGGACGACCTCGACGTAATCTTCCACCTCGGGGCGCTCTCGGACGTGAACCGCGGCGACCACCGGCGCGTCTTCGAGGAGAACAACGCGATGCTGTACAACGTCCTCGAACGCATGGACGAGGTTGGCCTGTCGAAGATAGCCTTCGCGTCCTCCTCGGCTGTGTACGGCGAGGCCCCGCGCCCGACGCCCGAGGACTTCGCGCCGCTCGAACCGGTCAGCACCTACGGCGCGAGCAAGTTGGCTGGCGAGGGTCTGCTCTCGACGTACGCCCACTCCCACGACTTCACGACGTGGATGTTCCGGTTCTCGAACGTGGTGGGTCCCCACCAGCGCAACAACGTCATCTCGGACTTCATCGAGAAACTGCTGGACGACCCCGAGAGCCTCGAAATCCTCGGCGACGGCCGCCAAGAGAAGTCCTACCTCCACGTCGAGGACTGCGTGAGCGGGATGGAACACGTCGTGGAGAACACCGACGACCCGACCAACCTCTACAACCTCGGCACCAGAACGACCATCTCGGTCACGCGCATCGCCGAGCTCGTCAGCGACGTGGTGGGGTGTGACCCCGAGTTCGAATACACCGGCGGGGACCGCGGGTGGACCGGCGACGTGCCCAAGATGCGCCTCTCCGTCGAGAAGGCCAGCGCAATCGGGTGGTCGCCCGAACGCGAGAGCGCCCGAGCCGTCCGCACCGCCGCAGAACAGTTGTACGACGAGTTGCGCTAG
- a CDS encoding XdhC family protein, whose product MNDETDAWAASALSVREALRDAADSEVETGTTPDSETGTAVATVVAVEGSAYRRPGAKRVLGDEAVGAITAGCLEGPVADLAERALAEGALCETFDLTGEDESWGFGLGCNGVIDVLVEPADRSFLPALERVAAGERVSLLTVVGGDHPDAPVGARALVGADGDAADGDVARSDSRLAFRDSQPALPDDLLAAVRERAREFAVAGRSDTLRVETDRGTASVFVDGLEPVPELLVFGHGADVRPVARLARDAGFRVTVAAARGARAEAEQFSAAHEVVATRPPDVAEAVSRPADTYAVLMSHNFVDDRLALEALLATEVPYVGLMGPRKRFDQMREALADAGVELSVGDRERISTPVGLDVGGGEPAQIALSVVGEVLAVSNGREGGRLTDSEGPIHPRSEVESD is encoded by the coding sequence ATGAACGACGAGACTGACGCGTGGGCCGCGAGTGCGCTGTCGGTCCGCGAGGCGCTCCGGGACGCCGCCGACTCCGAGGTCGAGACCGGGACGACTCCCGACTCCGAGACCGGGACCGCCGTCGCTACCGTCGTCGCCGTCGAGGGGTCGGCCTACCGGCGGCCCGGCGCGAAGCGGGTTCTCGGCGACGAAGCGGTCGGGGCCATCACCGCCGGGTGTCTCGAAGGCCCGGTGGCCGACCTCGCGGAGCGCGCGCTGGCAGAGGGCGCGCTGTGCGAGACTTTCGACCTGACCGGCGAGGACGAGTCGTGGGGGTTCGGACTCGGATGCAACGGCGTCATCGACGTGCTAGTCGAACCCGCCGACCGGAGCTTTCTGCCCGCGCTGGAGCGTGTGGCGGCCGGTGAACGGGTCTCCCTGCTCACCGTCGTCGGCGGCGACCACCCCGACGCGCCGGTCGGTGCGCGGGCGCTGGTCGGCGCGGACGGGGACGCGGCGGACGGCGACGTTGCGCGCTCGGACTCCCGACTCGCTTTCCGCGACTCCCAGCCCGCGCTCCCCGACGACCTGCTCGCGGCGGTCCGCGAGCGGGCGAGGGAGTTCGCAGTGGCGGGGCGGTCGGACACCCTCCGCGTCGAGACCGACCGCGGCACCGCGTCGGTGTTCGTGGACGGACTCGAACCCGTCCCGGAACTGCTGGTCTTCGGTCACGGCGCGGACGTGCGTCCGGTCGCGCGCCTCGCTCGGGACGCTGGCTTTCGGGTGACGGTCGCCGCCGCACGCGGCGCGCGGGCCGAGGCCGAGCAGTTCTCCGCGGCCCACGAAGTCGTCGCTACCCGGCCCCCGGACGTGGCGGAGGCAGTCTCGCGGCCCGCCGACACCTACGCCGTGCTGATGAGTCACAACTTCGTGGACGACCGGCTCGCGCTCGAAGCACTGCTTGCGACCGAAGTCCCCTACGTCGGGTTAATGGGACCGCGCAAGCGCTTCGACCAGATGCGCGAGGCGCTGGCCGACGCGGGCGTCGAACTCTCGGTGGGCGACCGCGAGCGAATCTCGACGCCCGTCGGTCTCGACGTGGGCGGCGGCGAACCCGCCCAAATCGCGCTCTCGGTCGTCGGCGAGGTGCTGGCGGTGTCGAACGGCCGCGAGGGGGGTCGGCTGACCGACAGCGAGGGGCCGATTCACCCGCGGTCCGAGGTGGAATCGGACTGA
- a CDS encoding nucleotidyltransferase family protein, with the protein MILGALLAAGTGSRFDGGNKLLADLDGRPVVAHAARTLAESSLDAAVAVVGHDREAVERALPDGFGIVANPDYEAGQSASVRRAVESARERDADAVLFALGDMPRVSVETVDSIVRAYRELRDDPDAPGIVAPRYDGYRGNPVLFDARYFDELASVEGDTGGRALLASEPVTWVSVPDPGIHRDVDTVGDLRALQSDSTSDRG; encoded by the coding sequence GTGATACTCGGCGCGCTACTGGCGGCCGGAACAGGGTCGCGCTTCGACGGCGGGAACAAACTCCTCGCGGACCTCGACGGACGGCCGGTGGTCGCGCACGCGGCGCGGACGCTCGCCGAGTCGAGTCTCGACGCCGCCGTCGCCGTGGTGGGCCACGACCGGGAGGCGGTCGAGCGCGCGCTCCCCGACGGATTCGGCATCGTTGCCAACCCCGACTACGAGGCGGGCCAGAGCGCGTCGGTCCGTCGGGCGGTCGAGTCGGCCCGCGAACGAGACGCCGACGCCGTGCTGTTCGCCCTCGGCGACATGCCCCGCGTGAGCGTCGAGACGGTCGATTCAATCGTCCGGGCGTACAGGGAACTCCGCGACGACCCCGACGCTCCCGGCATCGTCGCGCCGCGTTACGACGGCTACCGAGGGAATCCGGTTCTCTTCGACGCCCGCTACTTCGACGAGTTGGCGAGCGTAGAGGGCGACACCGGTGGGCGCGCGCTACTGGCGTCCGAACCCGTGACGTGGGTTAGCGTGCCCGACCCCGGTATCCACCGCGACGTTGACACCGTGGGCGACCTGCGGGCGCTTCAGTCCGATTCCACCTCGGACCGCGGGTGA
- a CDS encoding (2Fe-2S)-binding protein: MSADDTSGVIEYPTEEISLSINGEEVSAEVEPRHKLSDFLRDARGLRGVRVGCEHGVCGACTVLMDGRAVKSCLTYAVQADGTEIETVEGLADDGALHPIQESFHEEHALQCGFCTSGFVMATKELLDENPDPDDDDIETGLADNVCRCTGYQNIYDAVHRAADRLETGETDADETHAGEDDA, from the coding sequence ATGAGTGCCGACGACACGTCCGGCGTTATCGAGTATCCCACAGAAGAAATTTCGCTGTCGATAAACGGCGAGGAGGTATCCGCCGAGGTCGAACCCCGGCACAAACTCTCGGATTTCCTCCGGGACGCGCGGGGACTCCGCGGGGTCCGGGTCGGGTGCGAACACGGCGTCTGCGGGGCCTGTACCGTCCTGATGGACGGACGGGCCGTCAAGTCCTGTCTGACCTACGCGGTGCAGGCCGACGGGACCGAAATCGAGACCGTCGAGGGTCTGGCCGACGACGGGGCGCTCCACCCGATTCAGGAGTCGTTCCACGAGGAACACGCCCTTCAGTGTGGCTTCTGCACCAGCGGGTTCGTCATGGCGACCAAGGAACTCTTGGACGAGAACCCCGACCCCGACGACGACGACATCGAGACCGGACTCGCCGATAACGTCTGTCGATGCACCGGCTATCAGAACATCTACGACGCGGTGCATCGCGCCGCCGACCGGCTCGAAACCGGCGAGACCGACGCCGACGAAACCCACGCCGGGGAGGACGACGCATGA
- a CDS encoding xanthine dehydrogenase family protein molybdopterin-binding subunit, producing the protein MSSRPDAETGPESDPDAETGDEARFAGRGLNRVEDRRILTGEAEYVHDEAPDDALHMALVRSMHAHADIESIDTEAAENHPGCHLVLTAEDVKADYNPMPTGLHGFEEWSLADGKARYVGEPVAAVVADDRYVAEDVVDLVSVEYETREAVVDPREARENEVVVHEDVGTNVGDHEELSFGDPEEAFEEADNVIESSYSWGRISGVPLETAGVVADYDRDADAFDIDCNIQLHTLVDDTVYETLGYDPDDVNLEVPPDVGGSFGTKIALHRYCSLAAMASKAVDRPVAFVEDRIENLQGGDMHSTQREYDVKLAVDDDGTFRGLDFWFVDDFGAWPRYPVNQVLKPLSVLTNAYDVQDARYEYDLVLTNKTCQTAYRGFGVPAHLYALEMVVDEAAAELEMDPDELRRRNLVESDQMPYELPSKNVYDSGDFPAALAHVQEKIEDERDGGLLDPETVAEKREEGKYRGARPTVHIEPGVSGSDWTNRQRSDRDELDERDREDVAELPEHLRAEIREDGTVRAYLATDSSGQGHQTLVTQLLADELGVLPSDVDVSYLDSVEAPTEYGTAASRMAVMLSGAAQGLGETLAANLETLAAEVWDCDEADVTYRDGGVHRVDADGSLSLAELADADDDGDLTRASYDYEHPATRLEEFDEALARKFPVYPTAAFAANAPIVEVDANTGEVEILKLYSLRDCGTQLNPTIVEGQAHGGLAQGVGAALQEEFGYDDSGQPQAITLFDYRLPSIENVPEMELDHTETPSPFTATGAKGTGEGGMIDGPASIACSINAALEPLGVKADRIPFTPNRVRERIREREGE; encoded by the coding sequence ATGAGTTCGCGGCCGGACGCCGAAACCGGTCCCGAGAGCGACCCAGACGCCGAGACCGGCGACGAAGCCCGGTTCGCCGGGCGCGGCCTGAATCGGGTCGAGGACCGGCGCATCCTCACCGGCGAAGCCGAGTACGTCCACGACGAGGCCCCCGACGACGCCCTCCACATGGCGCTGGTCCGGAGCATGCACGCCCACGCCGACATCGAGTCCATCGACACCGAAGCGGCCGAGAACCACCCCGGATGCCACCTCGTCCTGACCGCCGAGGACGTGAAGGCCGACTACAACCCGATGCCGACCGGACTCCACGGCTTCGAGGAGTGGTCGCTGGCCGACGGGAAAGCCCGCTACGTCGGCGAACCCGTCGCGGCAGTGGTCGCCGACGACCGCTACGTCGCCGAGGACGTGGTGGACCTCGTGAGCGTCGAGTACGAGACCAGAGAAGCAGTGGTAGACCCCCGTGAGGCCCGCGAGAACGAGGTGGTTGTCCACGAGGACGTGGGTACCAACGTCGGCGACCACGAGGAACTCTCGTTCGGCGACCCCGAGGAAGCGTTCGAGGAAGCCGACAACGTGATTGAGTCCTCCTACTCGTGGGGGCGCATCTCGGGCGTCCCGCTGGAAACCGCGGGCGTCGTCGCCGACTACGACCGGGACGCCGACGCTTTCGACATCGACTGCAACATCCAACTCCACACGCTCGTAGACGACACGGTGTACGAAACCCTCGGTTACGACCCCGACGACGTGAATCTGGAGGTCCCGCCCGACGTGGGCGGGAGTTTCGGCACGAAAATCGCGCTCCACCGCTACTGCTCGCTGGCGGCGATGGCGAGCAAAGCAGTAGACCGGCCCGTCGCCTTCGTGGAGGACCGCATCGAGAACTTGCAGGGCGGCGACATGCACTCGACCCAGCGCGAGTACGACGTGAAACTCGCGGTGGACGACGACGGCACCTTCCGGGGTCTGGACTTCTGGTTCGTGGACGACTTCGGCGCGTGGCCGCGCTACCCCGTCAATCAGGTCCTCAAGCCCCTCTCGGTTCTCACGAACGCCTACGACGTGCAGGACGCCCGCTACGAGTACGACCTCGTGTTGACCAACAAGACCTGCCAGACCGCCTATCGGGGGTTCGGCGTCCCGGCCCACCTCTACGCGCTGGAGATGGTCGTGGACGAGGCGGCCGCGGAGCTGGAGATGGACCCCGACGAGTTGCGCCGCCGGAACCTCGTGGAGTCCGACCAGATGCCCTACGAACTCCCCTCGAAGAACGTCTACGATTCGGGGGACTTCCCGGCGGCGCTCGCGCACGTACAGGAGAAAATCGAAGACGAGCGCGACGGCGGCCTGCTCGACCCCGAGACCGTCGCCGAGAAGCGCGAGGAAGGCAAGTACCGCGGCGCTCGCCCGACGGTCCACATCGAACCCGGCGTCTCGGGGTCCGACTGGACCAACCGCCAGCGGTCGGACCGCGACGAACTCGACGAGCGTGACCGCGAGGACGTGGCCGAACTCCCCGAACACCTCCGAGCGGAGATTCGTGAGGACGGCACCGTCCGGGCTTACCTCGCCACCGACTCGTCTGGGCAGGGCCACCAGACCCTCGTGACCCAACTGCTCGCCGACGAACTCGGCGTCCTGCCGAGCGACGTGGACGTGTCGTACCTCGACAGCGTGGAGGCCCCCACCGAGTACGGCACCGCGGCGTCCCGGATGGCGGTGATGCTCTCGGGCGCGGCCCAAGGTCTCGGCGAAACCCTCGCGGCGAACCTCGAAACGCTCGCCGCCGAGGTGTGGGACTGCGACGAGGCCGACGTGACCTACCGCGACGGCGGCGTCCACCGCGTGGACGCCGACGGGTCGCTCTCGCTCGCCGAACTCGCCGACGCGGACGACGACGGCGACCTGACTCGCGCGAGTTACGACTACGAACACCCCGCGACCCGACTGGAGGAGTTCGACGAGGCGCTGGCCCGGAAGTTCCCGGTCTACCCGACCGCCGCGTTCGCCGCCAACGCGCCCATCGTGGAGGTGGACGCGAACACGGGTGAGGTCGAAATCCTCAAACTCTACTCCCTGCGAGACTGCGGGACGCAACTCAACCCGACCATCGTGGAGGGCCAAGCCCACGGCGGACTCGCGCAGGGCGTCGGCGCGGCGCTACAGGAGGAGTTCGGCTACGACGACTCGGGCCAACCGCAGGCAATCACGCTGTTCGACTACCGCCTGCCCTCCATCGAGAACGTGCCCGAGATGGAGTTGGACCACACCGAGACGCCCTCGCCGTTCACGGCGACCGGCGCGAAGGGCACCGGCGAGGGCGGGATGATTGACGGCCCGGCGAGTATCGCGTGTTCCATCAACGCCGCGCTAGAGCCATTGGGCGTGAAAGCCGACCGGATTCCGTTCACGCCGAACCGGGTTCGGGAACGGATTCGGGAGCGAGAGGGCGAGTAG
- a CDS encoding CoxG family protein → MMEFEGEFESDLPRDELWSYFTDPDVLAECAPGTDSLTLESPHEVTATIAVGVGSVKPTFDVEMVVTQADRPGLLEMQADGNASRNAFDAVAEMRLEENGDGGTTAYWTATTDVSGMIASLGQRALGSVTNKLVSDFFEDLEEKAREGEPAESKLEAKPEAEASLED, encoded by the coding sequence ATGATGGAATTCGAAGGCGAATTCGAGTCCGACCTACCCCGAGACGAGTTGTGGAGCTACTTCACCGACCCCGACGTGCTTGCGGAGTGTGCGCCCGGCACCGACTCGCTGACGCTGGAGTCGCCCCACGAGGTCACGGCGACCATCGCCGTCGGCGTCGGGAGCGTCAAGCCCACCTTCGACGTGGAGATGGTGGTCACGCAGGCCGACCGGCCCGGACTGCTGGAGATGCAGGCCGACGGCAACGCCTCGCGCAACGCCTTCGACGCCGTGGCCGAGATGCGGCTGGAGGAGAACGGCGACGGCGGCACGACGGCCTACTGGACCGCCACGACCGACGTGTCCGGGATGATTGCCAGTCTCGGCCAGCGCGCGCTCGGGAGCGTGACGAACAAACTCGTGAGCGACTTCTTCGAGGACTTGGAGGAAAAAGCGCGGGAGGGCGAACCCGCGGAGTCGAAACTGGAAGCGAAACCGGAGGCCGAGGCGTCGTTGGAGGACTAG
- a CDS encoding FAD binding domain-containing protein — MKPAPFEYHRPTTVAEAAELLADHRDAELLAGNQSLGIVMANRLATPDHLVDLNAVEELDFVEDRDGSVAVGAMTRHRTIERSDLLAETVPMLPEAAEQIAGPSVRNRGTLGGSVGEADPAGNYPAALVALDATLEIASADESREVPVSDYFIAYMFTDLGEDEIITAAEIPTGPFPPDRTGMAFLELKPTAQTWPTVSAATAVRVDDPEAEDPEIEEARLALANAADVPLRVEDAETEVEGEPLSEETLSAAAERATAAADPEDEMHADSEFKVEVAGEYARRSLAKSYERATT; from the coding sequence ATGAAACCCGCACCGTTCGAGTACCACCGACCGACGACTGTCGCAGAGGCCGCCGAGTTGCTCGCGGACCACCGAGACGCGGAACTGCTGGCGGGCAACCAGTCGCTGGGAATCGTGATGGCGAATCGCTTGGCGACGCCCGACCACCTCGTGGACCTGAACGCGGTCGAAGAGTTGGACTTCGTGGAAGATCGCGACGGGAGCGTCGCGGTCGGCGCGATGACCCGCCACCGGACCATCGAGCGCTCCGACCTGTTGGCCGAGACCGTGCCGATGCTCCCCGAGGCCGCAGAGCAAATCGCCGGGCCGAGCGTCCGGAACCGCGGCACCCTCGGCGGGAGCGTCGGCGAGGCCGACCCCGCGGGCAACTACCCCGCGGCGCTCGTGGCGTTAGACGCCACGCTCGAAATCGCCTCGGCCGACGAGTCCCGCGAAGTACCGGTTTCGGACTACTTTATCGCGTACATGTTCACCGACCTCGGCGAGGACGAGATTATCACCGCGGCCGAGATTCCGACCGGTCCCTTCCCGCCCGACCGCACCGGGATGGCGTTCCTCGAACTCAAGCCCACCGCCCAGACGTGGCCGACCGTCAGCGCCGCGACTGCGGTTCGCGTGGACGACCCCGAGGCCGAGGACCCCGAAATCGAGGAGGCCCGCCTCGCGCTTGCGAACGCCGCGGACGTGCCCCTGCGCGTCGAGGACGCAGAGACCGAAGTAGAAGGCGAACCGCTCTCCGAGGAAACGCTGTCGGCCGCCGCCGAGCGAGCGACGGCGGCGGCCGACCCCGAGGACGAGATGCACGCGGACAGCGAGTTCAAAGTCGAAGTCGCGGGCGAGTACGCCCGGCGCTCGCTGGCGAAATCCTACGAGAGAGCGACAACATGA
- a CDS encoding cyclase family protein: MLDGYQMHDLTQPWSQDTPAWPTYDNPKVWYEKSLDTEKVNGQKIEFMNHTGTHLDGEKHFVASGRDIESVGLDELVGDAVVADISDKVGDYDVYTSDMIEDVVDVREGDILFVHTGYQKYAWHREEADPHAFFCKHPGPNQEFADWCKEKNLNYLILDCGSADHPMNTVIRDVRPELAREAREKHGVEDLDEIFPPEGYQLMHTELFPEGIIHVENAQVPEELLNERVQIGTFPWRFRGGESSVCRCVAFEEV, from the coding sequence ATGCTCGATGGCTACCAGATGCACGACCTGACGCAACCGTGGTCTCAAGACACCCCCGCGTGGCCGACCTACGACAATCCGAAGGTGTGGTACGAGAAATCGCTCGACACCGAGAAGGTAAACGGCCAGAAGATAGAGTTCATGAACCACACCGGCACTCACTTGGACGGCGAGAAGCACTTCGTCGCCAGCGGCCGGGACATCGAGTCGGTGGGGTTGGACGAACTCGTCGGCGACGCCGTAGTCGCGGACATCTCCGACAAGGTGGGCGACTACGACGTGTACACCAGCGACATGATTGAGGACGTGGTGGACGTGCGCGAGGGCGACATCCTCTTCGTCCACACGGGCTATCAGAAGTACGCGTGGCACCGCGAGGAGGCCGACCCCCACGCCTTCTTCTGCAAGCACCCCGGCCCGAATCAGGAGTTCGCCGACTGGTGCAAGGAGAAGAACCTCAACTACCTGATTCTGGACTGCGGGAGCGCCGACCACCCGATGAACACGGTCATCCGCGACGTGCGCCCCGAGTTGGCCCGCGAAGCGCGCGAGAAACACGGCGTCGAGGACTTGGACGAAATCTTCCCGCCGGAGGGCTACCAACTGATGCACACCGAACTGTTCCCGGAGGGCATCATCCACGTCGAGAACGCCCAAGTCCCCGAGGAACTACTGAACGAACGCGTCCAAATCGGCACCTTCCCGTGGCGGTTCCGCGGCGGCGAGTCGTCGGTCTGTCGGTGCGTGGCCTTCGAGGAAGTGTAA
- a CDS encoding NUDIX hydrolase yields the protein MCSRCETVLWQNPKPASAVAVVDDDSVLLVQRGTAPDEGQWSLPAGFLEIDESHRECAVRELTEETGMQAPEDAVDTHETLKITQRATEHVVVAVFTLDREDARGPVEAGSDAADATFWSADRIEEDIGDVREPYRPVLESIVNQKIHRDVEPKS from the coding sequence GTGTGTTCGAGGTGCGAGACCGTACTCTGGCAGAATCCGAAACCCGCCTCGGCAGTCGCAGTCGTAGACGACGATAGCGTGCTACTCGTCCAGCGCGGAACGGCCCCGGACGAAGGCCAGTGGAGTCTGCCAGCGGGATTCTTAGAGATAGACGAATCGCACCGCGAGTGCGCGGTGCGTGAACTGACGGAAGAGACGGGGATGCAAGCCCCCGAGGATGCCGTCGATACGCACGAGACGCTCAAAATAACGCAGAGAGCGACGGAACACGTCGTCGTCGCGGTGTTCACGCTGGATAGAGAGGACGCACGCGGACCGGTAGAGGCGGGGTCGGACGCCGCCGACGCGACGTTTTGGAGCGCAGACCGCATCGAAGAAGACATCGGTGACGTGAGAGAACCGTACCGTCCGGTTCTCGAGTCAATCGTGAACCAGAAAATCCACCGAGACGTGGAACCGAAGTCGTAG